Within Amycolatopsis sp. FDAARGOS 1241, the genomic segment GAAGTCGTCCGCGGCGTCCGCATCGTGGGCGTTCCAGACCGCGTCCCAGAACGCTTCGACCAGTGCCACCGAGTTCGGCATGGGGTTTCCTCCCGAGTCATGTTTGACAGTGCTGTCAAACATAGCCGGGCCACAGCCTCCGGACCCGTCTTTGCGAGTAGCACCACACGAAACCGGCCGGGCACCCGAAGGGGCGCCCGGCCGGTGCGGCGGGAGGAACCTCAGAGCGAGAACGCGTCCGCGAACTCGTAGCCGTCCAGCAGTTCCCGCGCGGCGACCAGGTACTGGATCGTGGGTGTGCCCTCTTCGAGCCAGTTCAGGCGCGCGTCGCGGTAGAGCCGTTCGATCGGGTACTTGCGCGTGTAGCCGATGCCGCCGTGCACGAGCAGCGCGCGGTCGGTGACGCGGCCGACGGCTTCCAGCCCGAACTGCTTCAGCAGGGACGACTCCGCCGGGATGCGCTTGCCCGCGTCCCACTTGGCCGCCGTGTCGGCGAGCATGCCGCGCAACGCGTAGACGTCCGCTGCCATCTCGGCGAGGTAGCGCTGGATCGCCTGCCGCGACGCGATCGGCTTGCCGAATGTCACGCGTTCCTTCGCGTACTTCAGCGAAAGCTCCAGCGCACGCGACGCGGTGCCGAGCGACGAAGCGGCGATGAACACCCGGCTGATCTCCAGCGCCCGCTCCAGGTGCGCGCCACCCTCACCCTCGGCGCCCACGAGCGCCGAGGCCGGCACCCGCACGTCGGTGAAGGTCAGCTCGCCGTGCTCGGCGCCCTTGCAGCCCATGGTCTCCGGCAGCGGCGCGATGGTGAAGCCGGGCGTGTCCCGCGGCACGATGATCGCGGAAACGTCCTTTTCGGACGTCTTCGCGAACACCAGGAAGTGCGACGCGATGTCGGAGTTGGTGATCAGCCACTTGCGGCCGTTGAGGACGTACTCGTCACCCTCGCGCCGCGCGGTCGTCGACAGGTCGGCGCCCGTGCCGTTGCCGGGCTCGGTGAGCGCGAACGCGAGTGACTTCTCCCCCGTCGCCGCGCCCGGCAGGATCTCCTTCTTGTGCTCCTCGCCGCCGAACTCCGACAGCGCGTGGGCGAAGGAGTTGTGGACGTGCACGACCGCGCGGATGCCACCCTGGATCTTGGCGAACTCCGCGAGGATCGGCAGGTACTGGGCGATCGACAGGCCCGAGCCGCCGTACTCGCGCGGCACGATCAGCCCGAACGCGCCGCACGAGCGCAGCGCCGGCAGGACCACGTCGTAGGGCAGGTGCTCGGTGTTCTCGATCTGCTCCTCGAGCGGGTCGAGCTCGTCCCAGATCGTCGAGAAAACGGCGTCGCGCAGCTTGCGGTAGTCGTCTTCGGGCAGGCCAGTGGTCATGACTTCCTCCTTTGGTTTCACAACGTCCACCCGCCGTCGGCGGCGAGCACCGCACCCGTGCAGAACGTGGCGTCCTCGGCGAGGAACACCGCGGCGCGGGCGATCTCCTCGACGGTTCCGAAGCGGCCCAGCAGGGTGGCGTCGGCGATCTTGCGCCGCGCGCCGTCCGGGATGGCGGCGGTCATGTCGGTCTCGACGAACCCGGGCGCGAGCACGTTGACGCGCACGCCCTGCGGCGCGAGCTCCTTGGCCAGCGACCGCGCGAACCCGACCGCGGCCGCCTTCGCGCTCGCGTACGCCGTGTCGCCGGGGAACCCGACGGTGCCGACGGCCGAGCCGACGAGCACCACGCTCGGGTTCACTCCCTCGATCAGCCGCGGGATCGCGGCGCGCACGAGCGCCGCCGTGCTGCGCAGGTTCTGCTCGATCACGCGCCACCAGTCGCCCGGGTCGATGCGGGCGAGCTTGCCGCCCTGCCACACCGCGGCGTTGAGCACGAGCGAGTCGAGCCGGCCCCAGTGCCCGGCGACGCGTCCGACGAGCGCCTCGGCCGTGTCGGGCGCGGCCAGGTCGAACGCCACCGGGAGCACGCGACCGGGCGCCTCCGCCGCGAGCCTCTCGACGAGGTCGCCGCCGGAGCGGTAGGTGCCGGCGACCCGCAGGCCCCGGTCGAGCAGCTCCCGCGCAACGCCGGCGCCGATGCCCCGCGACGCACCGGTGACCAGGGCGACCCGGCCGTTCGTGGTGTCTTGTGCGTTCATGAAATGAGTGTACCGATCGGTCTGTACGGATAAGTGTGAGAAAAGTCAGAGCCGCTCGACGATCGTGGCGTTGGCCATGCCGCCCACTCGCACATGGTCTGCAGCCCGAACCGGGAACCACGCTGCTCCAGCGCACCGACGAGCGTGGTCAGGATCCGCGCACCGCTCGCGCCCAGCGGGTGCCCGAGCGCGATCGCACCACCGTGGACGTTGAGGCGTTCGTGCTCCACCTTCGTCTCGCGCTGCCACGCGAGCGGCACCGGCGCGAACGCCTCGTTGACCTCGAACAGATCGATGTCGTCGAGCCCCAGACCGGCTCGCTCCAACACGGCGTGGGTGGCCGGCACGACGCCCATGAGCATCACGATCGGGTCGTCGCCGACCACGGCGGTGGTGTGGATGCGGGCGCGCGGGGCCAGCCCCAGCGCTTCAGCCTTCTCAGCGCTCATCAGCAGCACGCCGGCGGCACCGTCGGTCAGCGGCGACGAATTTCCCGGCGTGATCTTCCAGTCGATCTCCGGGAACCGGCGCGCGGCGGCTTCGTCCACGAAGGACGGTCGCAGCCCAGCCAGCCGCTCGGCCGTCGTGGCAGGCCGGACGGTTTCGTCGCTGCCGTGGTCCGGCGCTTCCGCCACGGCCACGAGGTCCGGCGCGAACAACGGCTGCGCGGCGGCGGCCCGGCGGTGCGACTCCGCGGAGAACTCGTCGAGTTCCTCCCGGTTCAGCCCCCACCGCGCGCAGATCAGCTCAGCCGACACTCCCTGCCCGATCAATCCGCCGCCGGGGAAGCGCTCCGCGATGCGGGACCCGAGGTGATCGGCGCCCTGGGCGTCGGAGTGCATCGGCACGCGCGACATCGACTCGACACCGCAGGCGATCACGACGTCGGCCGCGCCGGCCCGGATCGCGTGCGCGGCGAAGTGCACGGCCTGCTGGCTCGAGCCGCACTGGCGGTCGACGGTCATGGCGGGCACCGACAGCGGGAAGCCCGCGGCGAGCACCGCGCTGCGCGCCGGGTTCACCGCCTGCTCCCCCGCCTTGGTCACGCAGCCGGCGATCACGTCGTCGACGAGCGCCGGATCGAGATCGTTGCGGCGCACCAGTTCCGCCAGGACGTCGGCGAGCAGGTGGACGGGGTGGACGTGCGAGAGCGCACCGCCCGGCTTGCCTTTGCCGACGGCTGTGCGCAGCACGTCGACGACAACCGCGTCGCGGGGTGAGGTCATGGTTCCTCCATGGGTCACGAGTTCCGGCGGGTGCCGATCGGCAGCCGGTCGGGCAGAGCGGGCATGGGTCCGGCGGTGCGTCCGCCGGGCACGCCGGGAACGCGGAACGGGAGCGGCTCGTGGCCCGGCTGCACCACCACGACCTCGCCGGGGTCGTCGCCGGTGGCGCACGCGACGAGCGCGGCAGCCACGTCGCGGATGGTGACCAGGGGGAAGCTCAGCCGGTCGAGTTCGGGCCGGGCGGTACCCAACACCGCGGTGTCGACGAGCCCCGGGCACACAGCGCGCAGCCCGATCCCCTGCGCCGCGAGGGTGGGCGCGTAGCCGCGGACGAGCCCGATCACGGCGTGTTTCGTCGCCGCGTTAACGGGATCGAACGGCACGGCCGTGAGCCCGGCGAGCGACGCGGTCGCCACGACGTGCGCACCCCTCGGCCAGCAGCGGCACCAGCACCCGCAGCCCGAACGCGACGCCGTCGACGTTCACCGAGAACGCCCGGCGGTAGGCAG encodes:
- a CDS encoding acyl-CoA dehydrogenase family protein — protein: MTTGLPEDDYRKLRDAVFSTIWDELDPLEEQIENTEHLPYDVVLPALRSCGAFGLIVPREYGGSGLSIAQYLPILAEFAKIQGGIRAVVHVHNSFAHALSEFGGEEHKKEILPGAATGEKSLAFALTEPGNGTGADLSTTARREGDEYVLNGRKWLITNSDIASHFLVFAKTSEKDVSAIIVPRDTPGFTIAPLPETMGCKGAEHGELTFTDVRVPASALVGAEGEGGAHLERALEISRVFIAASSLGTASRALELSLKYAKERVTFGKPIASRQAIQRYLAEMAADVYALRGMLADTAAKWDAGKRIPAESSLLKQFGLEAVGRVTDRALLVHGGIGYTRKYPIERLYRDARLNWLEEGTPTIQYLVAARELLDGYEFADAFSL
- a CDS encoding SDR family NAD(P)-dependent oxidoreductase — protein: MATASLAGLTAVPFDPVNAATKHAVIGLVRGYAPTLAAQGIGLRAVCPGLVDTAVLGTARPELDRLSFPLVTIRDVAAALVACATGDDPGEVVVVQPGHEPLPFRVPGVPGGRTAGPMPALPDRLPIGTRRNS
- a CDS encoding SDR family NAD(P)-dependent oxidoreductase, with amino-acid sequence MNAQDTTNGRVALVTGASRGIGAGVARELLDRGLRVAGTYRSGGDLVERLAAEAPGRVLPVAFDLAAPDTAEALVGRVAGHWGRLDSLVLNAAVWQGGKLARIDPGDWWRVIEQNLRSTAALVRAAIPRLIEGVNPSVVLVGSAVGTVGFPGDTAYASAKAAAVGFARSLAKELAPQGVRVNVLAPGFVETDMTAAIPDGARRKIADATLLGRFGTVEEIARAAVFLAEDATFCTGAVLAADGGWTL